Proteins found in one Tamandua tetradactyla isolate mTamTet1 chromosome 1, mTamTet1.pri, whole genome shotgun sequence genomic segment:
- the BPIFA2 gene encoding BPI fold-containing family A member 2, translating into MVESDISKMVSTLEKSLGLELGNSSILEFKSEVASDGKGINLKIPVSTDVALHLPFLGDVIHLKVSMEILTGVRLETDKQTGIPSVVLLECATDPASVHLTVLDITSGVIQRVVDSLTNILNKTVSFLVQKAVCPMIQHLLHTLDVDFIQNLIKRLQDGIHLKITV; encoded by the exons ATGGTGGAAAGTGACATTTCTAAGATGGTTTCAACTCTAGAGAAGTCGTTGGG GTTGGAACTCGGCAACTCCAGCATCCTGGAATTCAAGAGTGAAGTGGCTTCTGATGGAAAAGGCATTAACTTAAAGATCCCCGTCTCCACCGATGTCGCCTTGCACCT GCCTTTCCTTGGAGATGTCATCCACCTGAAGGTCTCTATGGAAATCCTAACCGGAGTCAGACTCGAAACTGACAAACAGACTGGCATCCCCTCCGTGGTCCTGCTAGAGTGCGCCACTGACCCAGCCAGCGTCCACCTCACCGTGCTGGACAT TACCAGTGGTGTGATCCAGCGTGTCGTGGACTCCCTGACCAACATCCTGAACAAGACTGTGTCCTTCCTGGTGCAGAAGGCG GTGTGTCCAATGATCCAGCACCTCCTCCATACCCTGGACGTGGATTTTATTCAGAACCTCATCA AGAGACTTCAGGATGGAATCCACCTGAAAATCACCGTCTGA